In one Pseudomonas fitomaticsae genomic region, the following are encoded:
- a CDS encoding SDR family oxidoreductase, whose translation MQNRMMITGAGSGLGREIALRWAREGWQLALSDVSEPGLQETLKLVREAGGDGFIQRCDVRDYSQLTAFAQACEVKLGGIDIIVNNAGVASGGFFSELSLEDWDWQIAINLMGVVKGCKAFLPLLEQSKGKIINIASMAALMQGPAMSNYNVAKAGVVALSESLLIELAQQEVGVHVVCPSFFQTNLLDSFRGPTPAMKAQVGKLLESSPITASDIADYIYKQVAAGEFMILPHEQGRMAWALKQKNPQLLYNEMTAMAEKMRAKAKQNNG comes from the coding sequence ATGCAAAATCGCATGATGATCACTGGCGCGGGCTCAGGCCTGGGTCGCGAAATCGCGCTGCGCTGGGCGCGTGAAGGCTGGCAACTGGCCTTGTCCGACGTCAGCGAGCCCGGTTTGCAAGAGACCCTGAAACTCGTTCGCGAGGCCGGCGGCGACGGCTTCATCCAGCGCTGCGATGTGCGTGATTACAGCCAGCTGACCGCGTTTGCCCAGGCCTGCGAAGTGAAACTTGGCGGCATCGACATCATCGTCAACAACGCCGGTGTGGCCTCGGGCGGGTTCTTCAGCGAACTGTCGTTGGAGGACTGGGACTGGCAGATCGCGATCAACCTGATGGGCGTGGTCAAGGGCTGCAAGGCGTTCCTGCCGCTGCTGGAACAGAGCAAGGGCAAGATCATCAACATCGCCTCGATGGCCGCGTTGATGCAGGGCCCGGCGATGAGCAACTACAACGTGGCCAAGGCCGGGGTAGTGGCGCTGTCGGAAAGCCTGTTGATCGAACTGGCCCAACAGGAAGTCGGGGTTCATGTGGTCTGCCCGTCGTTCTTCCAGACCAATCTGCTGGATTCTTTCCGTGGCCCGACGCCGGCGATGAAAGCCCAGGTCGGCAAGTTGCTGGAAAGTTCGCCCATCACCGCCAGCGATATTGCCGATTACATCTACAAGCAAGTGGCTGCCGGTGAGTTCATGATCCTGCCCCACGAACAAGGGCGCATGGCCTGGGCGCTCAAACAGAAGAACCCGCAATTGCTGTACAACGAAATGACCGCGATGGCCGAAAAGATGCGCGCCAAGGCCAAACAAAACAACGGCTGA
- a CDS encoding DUF3309 family protein, producing MDMGTILIIILILLLIGGLPVFPHSRSWGYGPSGIIGVVLVVLLVLLLLGRI from the coding sequence ATAGACATGGGCACAATTCTCATCATTATCCTGATCCTGTTGCTGATCGGTGGTCTGCCGGTCTTCCCGCACTCCAGAAGTTGGGGTTATGGCCCTTCGGGCATTATCGGTGTGGTGCTGGTGGTACTGTTGGTGCTGTTGTTGCTCGGTCGGATATGA
- a CDS encoding YnfA family protein encodes MLNYLWFFLAALFEIAGCFAFWMWLRQGKSALWVIPALISLTLFALLLTRIEATYAGRAYAAYGGIYIIASIGWLAVVERIRPLGSDWIGVALCVIGASVILFGPRFSAS; translated from the coding sequence ATGCTCAATTACCTGTGGTTCTTCCTTGCCGCGCTGTTCGAAATCGCCGGTTGTTTCGCGTTCTGGATGTGGTTGCGCCAGGGCAAGAGCGCCTTGTGGGTGATCCCGGCGCTGATAAGTCTGACTCTGTTTGCGCTGCTGTTGACGCGCATCGAAGCGACCTATGCCGGGCGCGCCTATGCGGCGTACGGTGGCATCTACATCATTGCTTCGATTGGCTGGCTGGCGGTGGTCGAACGCATCCGCCCGCTGGGCTCGGACTGGATCGGCGTTGCGTTGTGTGTAATAGGGGCGAGCGTGATTCTGTTCGGTCCGCGGTTTTCGGCCAGTTGA